A genome region from Setaria italica strain Yugu1 chromosome III, Setaria_italica_v2.0, whole genome shotgun sequence includes the following:
- the LOC101773892 gene encoding transmembrane protein 205, translated as MGWATRFLAAVCFFAAGVLFVPEAILGSPSGAGAVTAAKLAHLLSFATSWGAALWATFIGGIIMFKNLPRHMFGNLQSKMFPAYFMLISACAAISIAAFAYLHPWKTASTVERYQLGFLLSALGCNLSNLLVFTPMTIEMMKKRHKIERDLSIGEEVGWSKNQQVAKSNPTLAAMNKKFGMIHGLSSLANIMSFGSLAMHSWYLASKIEL; from the exons ATGGGGTGGGCGACGCGGTTCCTAGCGGCGGTGTGCTTCTTCGCCGCGGGCGTACTCTTCGTCCCCGAGGCTATCCTCGGCTccccctccggcgccggcgccgtaaCCGCCGCCAAGCTGGCCCACCTCCTCTCCTTCGCCACCTCCTGGGGCGCCGCCCTCTGGGCAACCTTCATCGGCGGCATCATCATGTTCAA GAACCTGCCGAGGCACATGTTCGGGAACCTGCAGAGCAAGATGTTCCCGGCATACTTCATGCTCATCTccgcctgcgccgccatctccatcgctGCCTTCGCGTATCTCCACCCGTGGAAGACGGCGTCCACTGTGGAGCGCTACCAGCTTGGATTCCTCCTCTCTGCGCTCGGCTGCAACCTCTCCAACCTGCTCGTTTTCACCCCCATGACTATCGAG atgatgaagaagaggcaCAAGATCGAGCGGGACCTGAGCATTGGCGAGGAGGTCGGGTGGTCCAAGAACCAGCAGGTGGCGAAATCCAACCCTACCCTTGCCGCGATGAACAAGAAGTTTGGGATGATCCACGGGCTCTCGTCGCTGGCCAACATCATGTCCTTCGGCAGCCTGGCCATGCACTCCTGGTACCTGGCCAGCAAGATCGAGCTCTGA
- the LOC101776181 gene encoding uncharacterized protein LOC101776181 has protein sequence MAEMVGSAVAEETVKQVFAGLIGRQVGRPADEKEQHMERLEMAKIKLEAVLETSRQWHIKGASSLLRWRKKLKRAARECDDVLRECKKRAIDDEVREQEVKSSFFPRRLAHATKSLVKAFFNRDDNHDVLNSYAVERFERLADGASEFLRFVELGGTPRRYMMLHPLIGRLLAGQELRYRLVRRSKYHLFCVRPVRFEDRGMEAKLLFVYEDDEAPEKNLCLGSILRLSESMDVVGTIIKCLEMFFTPQFKPTAESARKEISQLPTQDFLWVPYVEASHKEHWNTIHSNMTRWFRPNPMCCKQKRPSYSSSSTVEQSSDVSDLEPVIEVSLQGHIPLSDEYNMDRSKAAEGESSCLKNSPHLKLGLLFSPHGSSEDLDPQVESSAIVVINGTEQSGVHTNVSLEELDELMLPKAIDCLHRKADTTAYQIFWKSKHGTAFLLVEKTCLTKMPPRCISSVGDRRWAIQRRRDPKLERWIRLIKDFLNLWVPHAPPRLQRSFIEWIQKANEMQLAGLTN, from the coding sequence ATGGCGGAGATGGTTGGTTCTGCGGTTGCAGAGGAGACGGTGAAGCAGGTCTTTGCTGGTCTGATTGGCAGGCAGGTAGGGAGACCAGCTGATGAGAAGGAGCAGCACATGGAGAGGCTGGAGATGGCGAAGATCAAGCTGGAGGCCGTGCTCGAGACATCTCGCCAATGGCACATCAAGGGCGCGTCGTCCCTGCTGCGCTGGCGCAAGAAGCTGAAGCGCGCAGCTCGGGAGTGCGACGACGTGCTGCGTGAGTGCAAGAAGCGCGCTATCGATGATGAAGTGAGAGAGCAGGAGGTGAAGAGCTCTTTCTTCCCCAGGCGACTGGCTCATGCCACCAAATCACTCGTCAAGGCTTTCTTCAACCGCGACGACAACCATGATGTCTTGAACAGCTACGCCGTTGAAAGATTCGAGCGTCTCGCCGATGGTGCCAGCGAGTTCCTGAGGTTCGTGGAGCTCGGTGGCACGCCTCGCAGGTACATGATGCTCCACCCTCTCATCGGACGCCTTCTCGCCGGCCAAGAGCTACGGTACAGGCTCGTCAGGAGAAGCAAGTACCACCTATTCTGTGTGCGTCCCGTTCGCTTCGAGGACCGGGGAATGGAGGCCAAGCTCCTGTTTGTGTATGAAGACGACGAGGCACCGGAGAAGAACCTGTGCCTAGGTTCTATATTGCGGCTCTCCGAGAGCATGGACGTAGTTGGGACCATCATCAAGTGCTTAGAAATGTTCTTCACTCCTCAGTTCAAGCCCACCGCTGAATCCGCCCGCAAAGAAATCTCTCAGCTGCCTACGCAGGACTTCTTGTGGGTTCCATATGTTGAGGCCAGTCACAAGGAACACTGGAACACCATCCACAGCAACATGACCCGGTGGTTTCGCCCCAACCCAATGTGCTGCAAGCAGAAACGGCCCTCctatagcagcagcagcacagtaGAACAGTCGTCAGATGTCTCAGATCTGGAACCTGTTATCGAAGTGTCCCTACAGGGCCACATCCCGCTGTCTGATGAGTACAACATGGATAGAAGCAAAGCTGCTGAAGGTGAAAGTAGCTGCCTCAAGAACTCGCCGCATCTGAAGCTTGGGCTCCTCTTCAGCCCCCATGGCTCCTCCGAAGACCTGGATCCCCAAGTTGAGAGCTCTGCGATCGTGGTGATCAACGGTACGGAGCAGAGTGGTGTGCACACGAACGTTAGCCTCGAGGAGCTCGACGAGTTGATGCTTCCCAAGGCAATCGATTGTCTTCACCGGAAGGCTGATACGACGGCGTATCAGATTTTCTGGAAGTCCAAGCATGGCACTGCGTTCCTTCTGGTTGAGAAGACATGCCTGACGAAGATGCCACCGAGATGCATCAGCAGTGTTGGGGACAGAAGGTGGGCGATCCAGCGACGCCGAGACCCTAAGCTGGAGAGATGGATACGGCTTATCAAAGACTTCCTCAATCTGTGGGTTCCACATGCACCTCCTAGGCTTCAGAGGTCCTTCATCGAATGGATTCAGAAGGCGAACGAAATGCAACTGGCTGGTCTGACAAACTAG
- the LOC101763244 gene encoding sigma intracellular receptor 2 has protein sequence MATMAVVSKAADAVAALFSLLIAVAAPLFDSQVVLSRRLYPAPLVNVYRWFAAEVDHYLVADPPPFFRGLVWLALAFLWPVCVANLYGVLARRRWAATTSLMAGVFMLTYLSAMFGEMLGSGRATPKLVQFYVPFVVIAVVLVLRGLCSCSQVPAAAVSSVESDVHKKSV, from the exons ATGGCAACAATGGCCGTCGTCTCGAAGGCGGCtgacgcggtggcggcgctcttCTCGCTGCTCATCGCCGTGGCGGCGCCACTGTTCGACTCCCAGGTCGTCCTGTCGCGGCGCCTCTACCCGGCGCCGCTGGTGAACGTCTACCGATGGTTCGCGGCTGAGGTCGACCACTACCTCGTCGCTGACCCGCCGCCGTTCTTCCGCGGCCTCGTCTGGCTCGCCCTCGCTTTCCTTTGGCCGGTCTGCGTCGCCAACCTCTACGGCGttctcgcgcgccgccgctgggccgccaccacctccctcatggcCGGCGTTTTCATGCTTACATACTTG TCTGCCATGTTTGGGGAGATGTTGGGGTCCGGGAGAGCAACACCGAAGCTGGTTCAGTTCTACGTCCCATTCGTTGTGATTGCTGTAGTTTTAGTTTTGCGTGGCCTCTGCTCATGCTCGCAGGTGCCGGCTGCTGCAGTTTCGTCAGTTGAATCCGATGTTCACAAGAAGAGCGTCTAG
- the LOC101775103 gene encoding homeobox protein B-H2, whose translation MAAIPGDHCPSSSGGGGGGDGSACSTPFVSAPSSPARDPSFSAAGCFYSAPASPARGGPGTEDDYGCELGFDFDFDFSSRCPSPAAAAMSSADELFHNGQIRPMRLASFLLRPQALPPLNGDVPAGRPAPPPPEAEAKAAPADERGRFRSRSVHRRSRSLSAASSGEAVAGEVAPSASRSSSSSSTASSASSSSSRSYRRWGFLKDFLHRSKSDSSKHPPVPSNPLPPPPAPKRNLSPAASRGRGRARGSAHARLYEARRAETEEMRRRTFLPYRQGLLLGCLGLGSPGYGAMHGLAAAVAAGKSRP comes from the coding sequence ATGGCCGCCATCCCCGGCGACCACTGtcccagcagcagcggcggcggagggggtggGGACGGAAGCGCGTGCTCCACCCCCTTCGTCAGCGCGCCGTCCAGCCCCGCCCGCGACCcctccttctccgccgccggctgcttctacagcgcgccggcgagccccgCGCGCGGCGGACCCGGCACCGAGGATGACTACGGCTGCGAGCTGGGGTTCGACTTCGACTTCGACTTCTCCTCGCGATGCCCGTCGCCAGCCGCGGCCGCGATGTCCTCCGCCGACGAGCTCTTCCACAACGGCCAGATCCGGCCAATGCGGCTCGCGTCGTTCCTCCTCCGCCCGCAGGCTCTCCCGCCGCTGAACGGAGACGTCCCAGCAGGccgtccggcgccgccgccgccggaggcggaggcgaaagcggcgccggcggacgaGCGCGGCCGTTTCAGGAGCCGGTCGGTGCACCGCCGGTCCCGCTCCCTCTCCGCGGCGAGCTCCGGCGAGGCAGTGGCTGGGGAGGTGGCCCCATCGGCGTCTcggtcgtcttcctcctcgtcgaccGCGTCCTCCGCGTCATCCTCCTCTTCAAGAAGCTACCGCAGGTGGGGGTTCTTGAAGGACTTCCTCCACCGGAGCAAGTCCGACAGCAGCAAGCACCCACCTGTACCCTCTAATCcgttgcctccgccgccggcgcccaagAGGAACCTCTCCCCGGCGGCGTCGCGAGGCCGCGGGAGGGCGAGGGGGTCGGCGCACGCGCGCCTGTACGAGGCCCGGCGCGCGGAGACGGAGGAGATGCGGCGGCGCACGTTCCTGCCGTACCGGCAgggcctcctcctcggctgcTTGGGGCTCGGCTCCCCGGGCTACGGCGCCATgcacggcctcgccgccgcggtcgcgGCCGGCAAGTCCAGACCGTGA
- the LOC101763649 gene encoding transmembrane protein 205-like, which produces MLLPLVAAVLLAAAAGITFNPVAVGLFGGSPPPPTAVVKLAYLLCFATSWGATVWAVFISGVIMFLNLPRHIMGSLRGKVFPACFALTAACTAASAAAFAWLHLPWQAAASAAERRQLVVLVAAAGLDLTNLLVFTPKTLEVVRVRHKVERGLGIGGVGSFHGMRLNTRAAATCAALVEANGRFRAAHALSVLATVASAAGLAAHSCYLAGKLAL; this is translated from the exons ATGTTACTTCCTCTAGTGGCAGCCgtcctgctcgccgccgccgccggcatcacCTTTAACCCCGTGGCCGTGGGGCTCTTCGGcggctcgcctccgccgccgacggcggtcGTGAAGCTGGCGTACCTTCTCTGCTTCGCCACGTCGTGGGGCGCCACCGTATGGGCCGTCTTCATCAGCGGCGTCATCATGTTCTT GAACTTGCCGAGGCACATAATGGGCAGCCTGCGGGGGAAGGTGTTCCCGGCGTGCTTCGCGCTGACCGCGGCGTGCACGGcagcctccgcggcggcgttcGCGTGGCTCCACCTCCCGTGGCAGGCAGCAGCTTCCGCCGCCGAGCGGCGGCAGCTCGtggtcctcgtcgccgccgccgggctcgaCCTCACCAACCTGCTCGTTTTCACCCCCAAGACCCTCGAG GTGGTGCGGGTGAGGCACAAGGTGGAGAGGGGCCTCGGCATCGGCGGCGTCGGCTCCTTCCACGGCATGCGGCTTAAcacacgggcggcggcgacctgcGCCGCCCTCGTCGAGGCCAACGGGAGGTTCCGGGCGGCCCACGCCCTCTCGGTGCTAGCCACCGTCGCGTCGGCCGCCGGGCTCGCCGCGCACTCGTGCTACCTCGCCGGCAAGCTTGCGCTGTGA
- the LOC101775508 gene encoding CTP synthase, with product MVQNPDPGPTAQNLSSGPDKSGPLPNKSLAHHGASVRLLLLQFFPPTEAHSAASPTGISPSSGLMSSPPAPAGVEPRAAATKYVLITGGVVSGLGKGVTASSVGVVLKACGLRVTCIKIDPYLNTDAGTMSPFEHGEVFVLDDGGEVDLDLGNYERFIDVTLTRDNNITTGKIYQSVIEKERKGDYLGKTVQVVPHVTDEIKQWIQSVSSVPVDGQTRPADVCVIELGGTVGDIESMPFIEALRQLSFSLGKENFCLIHVSLVPVLGVVGEQKTKPTQHSVRELRALGLTPDLLACRSAQPLIGSVKEKLSQFCHVPVENILNIHDVPNLWHVPLILRNQKAHEAIIKQLNLAGSAGPPELQDWTEMAESYDNLKNSVKIALVGKYTNLTDSYLSVVKALLHASVACSLKPSIQWIAASDLEDATAINAPDAHAKAWETLKDSASILIPGGFGDRGISGMILAAKYARENKVPYLGICLGMQISVIEMSRHVLGLGDADSEEFNKDTPNHVVMYMPEVSKTHMGNTMRLGCRRTFFRKPDCLTSKLYGSPPHVDERHRHRYEVNPSFVPMLEKAGLHFVGSDESGKRMEIVELQDHPFYVGVQFHPEFKSRPRRPSPPFTGLIMAATKQLGTNSNNSNGYVGASE from the exons ATGGTCCAAAATCCAGATCCAGGACCAACGGCCCAAAACCTGAGCTCAGGCCCGGACAAATCCGGGCCGCTCCCAAACAAAAGCTTGGCACACCACGGGGCGAGCGTGCGCTTGCTGCTGCTACAGTTCTTTCCCCCCACGGAAGCGCACAGCGCAGCATCTCCCACCGGCATATCCCCCTCCTCCGGCCTCATgtcttcgccgccggcgccggcgggggtggAGCCGCGGGCCGCGGCGACCAAGTACGTGCTGATCACGGGCGGCGTCGTCAGCGGGCTCGGCAAGGGCGTCACCGCCAGCAGCGTCGGCGTCGTCCTCAAGGCCTGCGGCCTCCGCGTCACCTGCATCAAGATCG ATCCTTACCTGAACACAGATGCCGGTACCATGTCCCCCTTCGAGCATGGTGAGGTGTTTGTCCTTGATGATGGTGGAGAG GTTGATTTGGATTTAGGAAACTATGAGCGTTTCATAGATGTTACTCTGACCAGGGACAACAATATTACCACTGGAAAGATATATCAG TCTGTCAttgagaaggagaggaagggcGATTATCTTGGAAAGACAGTCCAG GTTGTCCCTCATGTCACTGATGAAATAAAACAGTGGATACAGTCAGTGTCCTCTGTTCCTGTAGATGGGCAGACTCGTCCAGCTGATGTTTGTGTTATTGAATTGGGAGGCACTGTTG GTGATATTGAGTCAATGCCATTCATTGAAGCTTTGCGCCAGTTGTCTTTTTCTCTTG GCAAGGAGAATTTCTGCCTCATACATGTTAGCCTTGTTCCGGTATTGGGTGTAGTTGGTGAGCAG AAAACCAAGCCAACACAACACAGTGTACGAGAATTGAGGGCCTTGGGTCTGACTCCTGATCTTCTAGCATGCCGGTCAGCGCAG CCACTAATAGGATCTGTTAAGGAGAAGCTTTCACAATTTTGCCATGTCCCG GTCGAGAACATACTGAACATCCATGATGTTCCAAATTTATGGCATGTCCCACTTATCCTTAGA AATCAAAAGGCTCATGAAGCTATAATCAAACAGCTAAACCTTGCAGG GTCTGCTGGACCGCCTGAGTTACAAGATTGGACAGAGATGGCTGAGTCATATGACAACCTTAAGAACTCT GTTAAAATTGCTTTGGTTGGGAAGTATACTAACTTGACAGATTCTTATCTATCAGTGGTGAAG GCTCTCCTACATGCCAGTGTTGCCTGTTCATTAAAGCCATCTATCCAGTGGATTGCAGCTTCAGATCTTGAAGATGCAACTGCAATAAAT GCACCAGATGCCCATGCAAAAGCCTGGGAAACTCTTAAA GATTCAGCAAGCATTTTGATACCTGGAGGATTTGGGGATCGTGGAATCTCAGGAATGATATTGGCTGCAAAATATGCCCGTGAGAATAAAGTTCCATATCTTGGTATTTGCTTGGGCATGCAGATATCAGTGATTGAGATGTCCAGACAT GTCTTGGGCCTGGGAGATGCAGACAGTGAAGAGTTCAACAAGGATACACCAAACCATGTTGTTATGTACATGCCTGAG GTTTCAAAAACACATATGGGAAACACGATGAGGTTGGGCTGCAGGAGAACATTCTTCCGCAAACCTGATTGTCTTACATCAAAACT GTATGGGAGTCCTCCACATGTAGATGAGCGGCATCGTCATAGATATGAG GTCAATCCCTCTTTTGTTCCCATGCTTGAAAAGGCCGGTCTTCATTTTGTTGGTTCTGATGAAAGTGGAAAACGGATGGAG ATTGTGGAGCTACAGGATCATCCTTTCTACGTAGGTGTTCAGTTCCATCCAGAGTTCAAATCGAGGCCTCGAAGACCTTCACCTCCTTTTACAG GGCTGATAATGGCAGCCACTAAACAACTgggaacaaattcaaataaCTCGAATGGTTATGTCGGAGCTTCTGAGTAA